A single Micromonospora luteifusca DNA region contains:
- a CDS encoding SDR family NAD(P)-dependent oxidoreductase: MTFSTTGRRVLITGGTGSFGQTMVRRLLDRGAGEVRVLSRDEAKQDGMRRLLGDERVRYYVGDVRDYDSVLKASRGIDYVFHAAALKQVPSCEFFPLEAVRTNVLGSANVIEAAERNGVGSVVVLSTDKAVYPVNAMGMSKALMEKVAQAHARNNPNSATTVSCVRYGNVMYSRGSVIPLFIEQIKAGRAPTVTDAGMTRFLMSLADSVELVEHAFHHARPGDIFIRKAAACTVGDLAEAVCHLFDVPAKLDVIGVRHGEKQAETLASREELAQAEDFGDFLRVPLDARDLNYALYVSEGDLGGGPTEDFNSANAPQLGVPEIIKLLKGLPEVRAELALRDPVLAC, from the coding sequence GTGACTTTCTCGACCACCGGACGCCGCGTGCTGATCACCGGCGGTACGGGTTCCTTCGGCCAGACCATGGTGCGCCGGCTCCTCGACCGTGGAGCCGGGGAGGTCCGGGTGCTGAGCCGGGACGAGGCCAAGCAGGACGGCATGCGTCGGCTGCTCGGTGACGAGCGGGTTCGCTACTACGTCGGGGACGTTCGCGACTACGACTCGGTGCTCAAGGCCAGCCGGGGCATCGACTACGTGTTCCACGCCGCCGCCCTCAAGCAGGTGCCGTCCTGTGAGTTCTTCCCGTTGGAGGCCGTCCGGACCAACGTGCTGGGCAGCGCCAACGTCATCGAGGCCGCCGAGCGCAACGGCGTCGGATCGGTCGTGGTGCTCAGCACCGACAAGGCCGTCTACCCGGTGAACGCGATGGGCATGAGCAAGGCGCTGATGGAGAAGGTGGCCCAGGCGCACGCCCGGAACAACCCGAACAGCGCCACCACGGTCTCCTGCGTCCGGTACGGCAATGTCATGTACTCGCGTGGGTCGGTGATCCCGCTCTTCATCGAGCAGATCAAGGCTGGCCGGGCGCCCACCGTGACCGACGCGGGGATGACCCGGTTCCTGATGTCGCTCGCCGACTCGGTCGAGCTGGTCGAGCATGCCTTCCACCACGCGCGGCCCGGCGACATTTTCATCCGCAAGGCCGCCGCCTGCACCGTCGGCGACCTGGCCGAAGCGGTGTGCCACCTCTTCGACGTGCCCGCCAAGCTCGACGTGATCGGTGTGCGGCACGGGGAGAAGCAGGCCGAGACACTGGCCAGCAGGGAGGAGCTCGCCCAGGCCGAGGACTTCGGCGACTTCCTCCGGGTGCCGCTCGACGCCCGTGATCTCAACTACGCGCTCTACGTCTCCGAGGGCGACCTCGGTGGCGGGCCGACCGAGGACTTCAACTCGGCGAACGCGCCGCAACTCGGCGTACCCGAGATCATCAAGTTGCTGAAGGGTTTGCCCGAGGTACGCGCCGAGCTGGCGCTGCGGGACCCGGTGTTGGCGTGCTGA
- a CDS encoding polysaccharide biosynthesis C-terminal domain-containing protein, which yields MLRFAVTGAGGFLGWHVRVLLRALGWPEPVVVTRDDLTDPGVVAAKVAGVDRVLHLAGVNRGEPADVAAGNVQLAAQLAEGFRHCANPPARVVYANSVQAGNGTPYGDAKATAARVLAGTGIDLDDVLLPNLYGEHGRPYYNSAAATFCRVLAEGGRPEVHADRELSLVHVTDAAARLIGVAAGGSWDPAMPPLRIGVQGLASRLAAMAATYRTGEIPSLLDRHDVRLFNTYRSHCFPAHYPLALPRRADARGELVETVKAHGGAGQTFCSTTRPGITRGEHFHLAKVERFVVLRGTAEISLRRVDDAEVLRFAVTGDEPVLVDMPTMWVHKLVNTGSDELLTMFWTNELFDPDRPDTWPEPVEATRTAPVAVGA from the coding sequence GTGCTGAGGTTCGCCGTCACCGGTGCCGGGGGCTTCCTCGGCTGGCACGTCCGGGTGCTGCTGCGCGCTCTGGGTTGGCCGGAACCGGTCGTGGTGACCCGCGACGACCTCACCGATCCCGGCGTGGTCGCGGCGAAGGTGGCCGGGGTCGACCGGGTGCTGCACCTGGCCGGCGTCAACCGGGGTGAGCCAGCCGATGTCGCCGCCGGCAACGTGCAGCTCGCCGCGCAACTCGCCGAGGGTTTCAGGCACTGCGCGAACCCGCCGGCGCGGGTGGTCTACGCCAACTCGGTGCAGGCCGGCAACGGCACCCCGTACGGCGACGCCAAGGCCACCGCTGCGCGGGTCCTGGCCGGCACTGGCATCGACCTCGACGACGTGTTGCTGCCGAATCTCTACGGCGAGCACGGCCGTCCCTACTACAACTCGGCGGCGGCGACGTTCTGCCGGGTGCTCGCCGAGGGCGGCCGGCCGGAGGTGCACGCCGATCGTGAGCTGAGCCTCGTGCACGTCACCGACGCGGCTGCCCGGCTCATCGGCGTTGCCGCCGGCGGGTCGTGGGATCCGGCCATGCCGCCGCTGCGGATCGGTGTGCAGGGGTTGGCCAGCCGGCTCGCGGCCATGGCCGCGACGTACCGGACCGGGGAGATCCCGTCGTTGCTCGACCGGCACGATGTGCGCCTGTTCAACACCTACCGGTCGCACTGCTTCCCGGCGCACTACCCGCTCGCGCTGCCGCGCCGGGCCGACGCCCGCGGTGAGCTGGTCGAGACGGTCAAGGCGCACGGCGGCGCCGGGCAGACGTTCTGCTCCACCACCCGCCCCGGCATCACCCGTGGTGAGCACTTCCACCTGGCGAAGGTGGAGCGGTTCGTGGTGCTGCGCGGGACGGCCGAGATCAGTCTGCGCCGGGTCGATGATGCCGAGGTATTGCGGTTCGCGGTCACCGGCGACGAGCCGGTGCTCGTGGACATGCCCACCATGTGGGTGCACAAGCTGGTCAACACCGGCTCGGACGAGCTGCTGACGATGTTCTGGACCAACGAGCTGTTCGACCCGGACCGGCCGGACACCTGGCCCGAGCCGGTGGAGGCGACGCGGACAGCGCCGGTGGCGGTCGGCGCGTGA